One genomic segment of Methanothermococcus okinawensis IH1 includes these proteins:
- a CDS encoding DUF2115 domain-containing protein: MKSKELLKKLKEDASKFSIHDLMNVRLFLEKDMEYLPKEYKESYLKDQIIYFINTLKELRKKNEEELEDFEIDEDILNKLYNRINQFKTNTKGEDSFIKLSHIVTPYLIFIAKKPLHPIGMRFPGGKRIIEKNGIYYCPVKNRQKNEYSLCEFCICKGIEELKNNNK, from the coding sequence ATGAAATCCAAAGAATTACTTAAAAAACTAAAAGAAGATGCATCTAAATTCAGCATTCATGATTTAATGAATGTAAGGTTATTTTTGGAAAAGGATATGGAGTATTTGCCAAAGGAATATAAGGAATCATACCTTAAAGACCAAATTATATATTTTATAAATACATTGAAAGAATTGCGAAAAAAGAATGAAGAGGAATTGGAGGATTTTGAAATTGATGAAGATATATTAAATAAACTGTATAATCGAATAAATCAATTTAAAACAAACACTAAGGGAGAAGACTCATTTATCAAATTATCACATATTGTTACTCCTTATTTAATTTTTATTGCTAAAAAACCGCTTCATCCTATTGGAATGAGATTTCCCGGTGGAAAGCGTATCATTGAAAAAAACGGAATATATTACTGTCCTGTGAAAAATAGGCAAAAAAATGAATATTCATTATGTGAATTT